A region of Natribaculum luteum DNA encodes the following proteins:
- a CDS encoding SDR family NAD(P)-dependent oxidoreductase — MTTLDEETVIVTGASRGLGASMAKRFAREGANVVLTARSEADLEAVAADADGETLVAPADVTDERAVRAVVDATVDEYGTVTGLVNNAGIGLLTMYDERRALHEVDVTDFRQILDVNVTGVFLFSKYAVLEMIDGGRGNVVNVSSGLGRRGAARWGPYVASKWALEGMTRTQAAELEEYGITVNAADPGGRVETRFWNHLPDAERAEILDPDVMNDAATSLLAQGPGGVTGESMSAAEWERRLE; from the coding sequence ATGACGACGCTCGACGAAGAGACGGTCATCGTCACCGGCGCGAGCCGGGGACTCGGCGCGTCGATGGCGAAACGGTTCGCTCGAGAGGGGGCAAACGTCGTGCTGACCGCCCGCAGCGAGGCCGATCTCGAGGCGGTCGCTGCCGACGCGGACGGCGAGACGCTCGTCGCACCCGCTGACGTCACCGACGAGCGCGCGGTGCGTGCCGTCGTCGACGCGACGGTCGACGAGTACGGAACGGTGACCGGCCTCGTGAACAACGCCGGCATCGGGCTGTTGACCATGTACGACGAACGCCGCGCCCTGCACGAGGTCGACGTCACGGACTTCCGGCAGATTCTGGACGTGAACGTGACCGGCGTCTTCCTGTTCTCGAAGTACGCTGTCCTCGAGATGATCGACGGCGGGCGCGGCAACGTCGTCAACGTCTCGTCGGGACTGGGTCGTCGGGGCGCAGCACGGTGGGGGCCGTACGTCGCCTCGAAGTGGGCTCTGGAAGGGATGACCCGGACGCAGGCCGCCGAACTCGAGGAGTACGGCATCACCGTCAACGCGGCCGATCCCGGCGGACGCGTCGAGACCCGCTTCTGGAACCACCTGCCCGACGCGGAACGGGCGGAGATTCTCGACCCCGACGTGATGAACGACGCTGCCACGTCCTTGCTCGCACAGGGGCCAGGCGGCGTCACCGGCGAATCGATGTCCGCTGCCGAGTGGGAACGGCGCCTGGAGTGA
- a CDS encoding class II fumarate hydratase, whose product MADGDEYRIEEDSLGEMQVPADAYWGAQTQRAVQNFPISGITFGRRFVRALGVVKKGAAQANRDLGLVDEEVAEAIIEAADEVIAGEHDDQFPVDVFQTGSGTSSNMNANEVIANRAAEIMGAEIGDRVVHPNDHVNYGQSSNDVIPTAMHVAALEAVEKDVIPALETLRKALEEKEDEFADVVKTGRTHLQDATPVTLGQEFGGYRTQVEKGLARVDKVREHLAELALGGTATGTGLNTHPEFPGRAAEYITKETGVQFREADNHFEAQAAHDAMSEAHGALRVVAGSLNKIANDLRLLASGPRNGLGEIEQPENQPGSSIMPGKINPVVAEAVNQVHKQVVGNDAAVSAGAAEGQIDLNLYKPVLAHNFLESAELIANSSEVFADRFVAKLEANEEYCAERVEESMAMATSLNVHIGYDKASDVAKTALKEDKTVREVVLEKGYLDEEEADEVLDPAKMTERGILGQDD is encoded by the coding sequence ATGGCAGACGGAGACGAATACCGAATCGAGGAGGACAGTCTAGGCGAGATGCAGGTGCCTGCGGACGCCTACTGGGGCGCACAGACCCAGCGTGCGGTGCAGAACTTCCCCATCTCGGGGATCACGTTTGGCCGCCGGTTCGTGCGCGCACTCGGCGTCGTCAAGAAGGGGGCGGCACAGGCCAACCGCGACCTCGGACTGGTCGACGAGGAGGTCGCCGAGGCGATCATCGAGGCCGCAGACGAGGTCATCGCGGGCGAACACGACGACCAGTTCCCCGTCGACGTCTTCCAGACCGGCTCTGGCACGTCGTCGAACATGAACGCCAACGAGGTCATCGCCAACCGCGCCGCCGAGATCATGGGCGCGGAGATCGGCGACCGCGTCGTCCACCCCAACGACCACGTCAACTACGGCCAGTCGTCCAACGACGTGATCCCGACGGCGATGCACGTCGCCGCCCTCGAGGCCGTCGAGAAAGACGTCATCCCCGCACTCGAGACGCTGCGCAAGGCGCTCGAGGAGAAAGAAGACGAGTTCGCCGACGTCGTCAAGACTGGCCGCACGCACCTTCAGGACGCGACGCCAGTCACGCTCGGCCAGGAGTTCGGCGGCTACCGCACCCAGGTCGAGAAGGGGCTGGCCCGCGTCGACAAGGTCCGCGAACACCTCGCGGAACTCGCGCTGGGCGGGACGGCGACTGGGACCGGTCTGAACACCCACCCCGAGTTCCCCGGCCGCGCCGCGGAGTACATCACCAAAGAGACCGGCGTCCAGTTCCGCGAAGCCGACAACCACTTCGAGGCTCAGGCCGCCCACGACGCGATGAGCGAGGCCCACGGCGCGCTGCGGGTCGTCGCCGGGTCGCTGAACAAGATCGCCAACGATCTTCGACTGCTCGCCTCCGGCCCGCGCAACGGCCTGGGCGAGATAGAACAGCCCGAGAACCAGCCCGGCTCCTCGATCATGCCCGGCAAGATCAACCCCGTCGTCGCCGAGGCCGTCAACCAGGTCCACAAGCAAGTCGTGGGCAACGACGCGGCCGTCTCCGCCGGCGCTGCCGAGGGCCAGATCGATCTCAACCTCTACAAGCCCGTCCTCGCGCACAACTTCCTCGAGTCGGCCGAACTGATCGCCAACTCGAGTGAGGTCTTCGCCGACCGGTTCGTCGCGAAACTCGAGGCGAACGAGGAGTACTGCGCCGAGCGCGTCGAGGAGTCGATGGCGATGGCCACCTCGCTGAACGTCCACATCGGCTACGACAAGGCCAGCGACGTCGCAAAGACCGCCCTCAAGGAGGACAAGACCGTCCGCGAGGTCGTCTTAGAGAAGGGCTACCTGGACGAGGAGGAAGCCGACGAGGTGCTCGACCCCGCAAAGATGACCGAGCGCGGCATTCTCGGCCAGGACGACTGA
- a CDS encoding PH domain-containing protein, which translates to MERLDPRIRVLWVVAALVRTAVFGGVVVGAALYLQTTTLLADFHSLLLWGTVVLAIVLAVGRTVVAWLRYRVWRFEIRDDTLYIERGVFTRIKTVVPFVRVQHVDSRRSPLERAVGLATVVVYTAGSRSADVAIPGLTPARAEDLREQLRRLAIESGGEDAV; encoded by the coding sequence ATGGAACGGCTCGATCCGCGGATCCGCGTTCTCTGGGTCGTCGCGGCACTCGTCCGGACCGCGGTCTTTGGCGGGGTTGTCGTCGGTGCTGCGCTCTACTTGCAGACGACGACCCTCCTCGCCGACTTCCACTCGCTGCTTCTCTGGGGCACCGTCGTACTGGCGATCGTTCTGGCGGTCGGTCGAACCGTCGTCGCGTGGCTGCGCTACCGCGTCTGGCGGTTCGAAATTCGGGACGACACCCTCTACATCGAACGGGGCGTCTTTACCCGCATCAAGACCGTCGTTCCGTTCGTGCGCGTCCAGCACGTCGACTCGCGGCGCTCGCCGCTCGAGCGAGCGGTCGGTCTGGCGACGGTGGTCGTCTACACGGCCGGATCGCGCAGCGCCGACGTGGCGATCCCCGGATTGACGCCGGCTCGGGCGGAGGACCTGCGCGAACAGTTGCGACGACTCGCCATCGAGAGCGGCGGTGAGGACGCGGTATGA
- a CDS encoding pyridoxamine 5'-phosphate oxidase family protein, translating to MEIVENTLEDDLETVLERPLFCFLGTASSEGRPRVSPLWYLWEDEAVWIIADGVGKSYTDRVRRRPETALAVVDFGPRAGRVHHVGMRGRAAIEPFDEGRAHRLLERYLGPERERWDPRFADLDPDRWRFVRFEPDTVVARDQSFAPSLDG from the coding sequence ATGGAGATCGTCGAGAACACGCTCGAGGACGACCTCGAGACGGTCCTCGAGCGGCCGCTGTTTTGCTTTCTCGGGACGGCGTCGAGCGAGGGTCGCCCTCGAGTCTCGCCGCTGTGGTACCTCTGGGAAGACGAGGCCGTCTGGATCATCGCCGACGGCGTCGGCAAGTCCTACACCGATCGCGTCCGGCGACGTCCCGAGACGGCGCTCGCGGTCGTCGACTTCGGTCCGCGTGCGGGCCGCGTCCACCACGTCGGCATGCGGGGCAGAGCGGCGATCGAACCGTTCGACGAAGGCCGGGCGCACAGGCTCCTCGAGCGCTACCTCGGCCCGGAGCGAGAGCGGTGGGACCCGCGGTTCGCAGACCTCGATCCCGACCGGTGGCGGTTCGTCCGCTTCGAGCCGGACACCGTCGTGGCCCGCGACCAGTCGTTCGCGCCGAGTCTTGACGGGTAG
- a CDS encoding PH domain-containing protein: MTKLHPASVPVRSLSRSLSTGTLFFFLGVVASPGGPGNVLVIGSMVLFGIVVGVVYELAYYQRFEYELTANTFDVASGVLSRRAREVPLRRVQNVDVRQNVVQRALGIAAVHVETAGGGQTEVTLRYVDEAEARRLRRRLREGASEERPETEREREDAGETEDLLFAIRPDELAILSVFTIDPGASILGGIALSFASGFDPATFVPADGLESDLPGSGLIAIGWALLLFLLAAWVLSAALTFNRYYGFRLTRVGDELHYERGLLQRYSGTIPLEKVQTLTIKESVPARWFGYGSLAVETAGYAPGQSGSRGAESAIPLAERSRVDALARSIEPFGSTDLERPPSRARERYAVRYVAALCAIMAVGYVLATYTAVVEDWHAVAALLVLVPPAAHLKWRSRGYRAGERYFLTRTGFWRRTTKVVPYYRVQTAVYHQTIFQRRRRLASVTADTASSASFFGRPATAIDVDADRALELQQLLADRLQERLRVRRRRRTLDGWFDDEVDGSSTGESTSGPT; the protein is encoded by the coding sequence ATGACGAAACTCCACCCGGCCTCCGTTCCGGTTCGCTCGCTCTCGCGAAGCCTGAGTACGGGGACGCTCTTTTTCTTCCTCGGCGTCGTCGCCTCGCCCGGCGGCCCCGGGAACGTCCTCGTGATCGGCTCGATGGTACTGTTCGGAATCGTCGTCGGCGTCGTCTACGAACTGGCCTACTACCAGCGATTCGAGTACGAACTCACCGCGAACACGTTCGACGTCGCCTCCGGCGTCCTCTCGAGGCGCGCCCGCGAGGTTCCCCTCCGCCGGGTCCAGAACGTCGACGTCAGACAGAACGTCGTCCAGCGGGCGCTTGGCATCGCCGCCGTCCACGTCGAGACCGCGGGCGGCGGACAGACGGAAGTCACCCTGCGGTACGTCGACGAAGCCGAGGCGCGACGGCTGCGACGACGGCTCCGTGAGGGGGCGAGCGAGGAGCGGCCAGAAACAGAGCGCGAACGCGAGGACGCCGGCGAAACCGAAGACCTCCTGTTTGCGATCCGACCGGACGAACTCGCAATCTTGAGCGTGTTCACGATCGACCCCGGGGCGAGCATCCTCGGCGGCATCGCCCTCTCGTTTGCCAGCGGGTTCGACCCCGCGACGTTCGTCCCGGCCGACGGCCTCGAGAGCGACCTCCCGGGGTCGGGGCTGATCGCGATCGGCTGGGCACTCTTGCTGTTCTTGCTCGCGGCGTGGGTCCTGAGCGCCGCGTTGACGTTCAACCGCTACTACGGGTTCCGGCTCACGCGCGTCGGCGACGAACTCCACTACGAGCGCGGCCTGCTCCAGCGCTACAGCGGGACGATCCCGCTCGAGAAGGTCCAGACGCTGACGATCAAGGAGTCGGTGCCGGCCCGCTGGTTCGGCTACGGCTCGCTGGCCGTCGAGACGGCCGGTTACGCGCCGGGACAGTCGGGCTCTCGCGGTGCCGAGTCGGCGATCCCGCTCGCCGAGCGCAGTCGCGTCGACGCGCTCGCCCGCTCGATCGAACCGTTCGGCTCGACCGACCTCGAGCGGCCGCCGTCTCGAGCGCGCGAACGGTACGCGGTGCGGTACGTCGCGGCCCTCTGTGCGATCATGGCCGTGGGCTACGTCCTCGCGACCTACACGGCGGTCGTCGAGGACTGGCACGCCGTCGCCGCGTTGCTGGTTCTCGTTCCGCCGGCCGCCCACCTCAAGTGGCGCAGCCGAGGCTACCGCGCCGGCGAGCGGTACTTCCTCACGCGAACGGGGTTCTGGCGGCGGACGACGAAGGTCGTCCCCTACTACCGGGTCCAGACCGCCGTCTACCACCAGACGATCTTCCAGCGTCGACGGCGACTGGCGAGCGTCACCGCCGACACCGCGAGTTCGGCCTCGTTTTTCGGCCGGCCGGCGACGGCGATCGACGTCGACGCGGACCGCGCGCTCGAGTTGCAGCAACTGCTGGCGGACCGCCTCCAGGAACGACTGCGAGTTCGCAGACGGCGGCGAACGCTCGACGGGTGGTTCGACGACGAGGTCGACGGCTCGTCGACGGGCGAATCCACGTCCGGCCCAACGTGA
- the cysS gene encoding cysteine--tRNA ligase, with translation MTLHVTNTLTGEKEPFEPQDPENVLLYYCGLTVSDPPHLGHARSWVHVDVMHRWLEYLGYEVRHVENFTDVNEKIVARVGEDDLGENEADVARTYIERTLADMRSLNLLRAEVYPRVSEHIPEIVEMIETLVEKGYAYESNGSVYFDVTTFEEYGTLSNQDLEEIESQGDPDERAEKRHPADFALWKADGVDPDAVREHRHDGVCGHPPEGQTWDSPWGEGRPGWHIECSAMSTTHLGETLDLHVGGRDLVFPHHENEIAQSEAATGERFANYWLHCELFQMDDEKMSSSLGNFVTVDDAVEQWGTNVLRTFLTAGSYNSQQLYSDETIAEAEERWERLERAHERATAALDSPDARTKCEDDDLRETVADAREAFVDAMNDDFNTREAQSALLEVATAINRHEEDASEYDYRGLRRAVETLEEFGDVLGLTFDGETTGDVSLAGDVVELVLDVREEERDAGNYERADELRDELEALGVEVQDTDEGPTYRLPGR, from the coding sequence ATGACCCTGCACGTGACGAACACGTTGACGGGCGAAAAAGAGCCGTTCGAGCCACAGGACCCCGAGAACGTCTTGCTCTACTACTGTGGCCTGACGGTCTCCGATCCGCCCCACCTCGGCCACGCCAGGTCGTGGGTCCACGTGGACGTGATGCACCGCTGGCTCGAGTACCTCGGCTACGAGGTTCGGCACGTCGAGAACTTCACGGACGTCAACGAGAAGATCGTCGCCCGCGTTGGCGAGGACGACCTGGGCGAGAACGAGGCCGACGTCGCCCGGACGTACATCGAGCGGACGCTGGCCGACATGCGTTCGCTGAACCTGCTTCGAGCGGAGGTCTACCCGCGCGTCTCCGAGCACATTCCGGAGATCGTCGAGATGATCGAGACCTTAGTCGAGAAGGGCTACGCCTACGAGTCCAACGGATCGGTCTACTTCGACGTGACCACCTTCGAGGAGTACGGCACGCTCTCGAACCAGGATCTCGAGGAGATCGAGTCCCAGGGCGATCCCGACGAGCGCGCGGAGAAACGCCACCCCGCGGACTTCGCGCTCTGGAAGGCCGACGGCGTCGACCCCGACGCGGTCCGCGAACACCGCCACGACGGCGTCTGTGGCCACCCGCCGGAAGGGCAGACCTGGGACTCCCCGTGGGGCGAAGGCCGGCCAGGCTGGCACATCGAGTGCTCGGCGATGAGCACGACCCACCTGGGCGAGACGCTCGACCTCCACGTCGGCGGTCGCGATCTCGTCTTCCCCCACCACGAAAACGAGATCGCCCAGAGCGAGGCGGCGACCGGCGAGCGGTTCGCCAACTACTGGCTCCACTGCGAGCTGTTCCAGATGGACGACGAGAAGATGTCCTCGAGTCTGGGCAACTTCGTCACCGTCGACGACGCCGTCGAGCAGTGGGGGACGAACGTCCTGCGAACGTTCCTCACGGCAGGGTCGTACAACAGCCAGCAACTGTACAGCGACGAGACGATCGCCGAGGCCGAAGAGCGCTGGGAGCGACTCGAGCGCGCCCACGAACGCGCGACGGCGGCACTCGACTCGCCGGACGCCCGGACGAAATGCGAAGACGACGATCTCCGCGAGACCGTCGCCGACGCTCGCGAGGCGTTCGTCGACGCGATGAACGACGACTTCAACACCCGCGAGGCCCAGTCCGCGCTGCTCGAGGTGGCGACGGCGATCAACCGCCACGAGGAGGATGCGAGCGAGTACGACTATCGCGGCCTCCGGCGGGCGGTCGAGACGCTCGAGGAGTTCGGCGACGTGCTCGGCCTGACGTTCGACGGCGAGACGACCGGCGACGTCTCGCTGGCCGGCGACGTGGTCGAACTCGTCCTCGACGTGCGCGAGGAAGAACGGGACGCCGGCAACTACGAACGTGCCGACGAGTTGCGCGACGAACTCGAGGCCCTCGGCGTCGAGGTGCAGGATACCGACGAGGGACCGACCTACCGACTGCCGGGCCGGTGA
- a CDS encoding PH domain-containing protein, with product METLHPRIRLLWIGRAALGAVALGVVLAAIDSQLYALPTAVPVGAVAIGLVLGVAYAVRRYRQWRFELQDDALYLERGVITFVETSVPFVRVQHVDTRFGPIERALGLSSVVVYTAGSRNADVRVPGLTPNRARALQDTLRELAVESETEDAV from the coding sequence ATGGAGACCCTCCACCCCCGCATTCGACTGCTCTGGATCGGTCGAGCAGCCCTCGGCGCGGTCGCGCTCGGCGTGGTGCTCGCGGCGATCGACAGCCAGTTGTACGCGCTGCCGACGGCCGTCCCCGTCGGGGCGGTCGCGATCGGGCTGGTTCTCGGCGTCGCCTACGCCGTCCGCCGCTACCGGCAGTGGCGATTCGAACTCCAGGACGACGCCCTCTACCTCGAGCGGGGCGTGATCACGTTCGTCGAGACGTCGGTCCCGTTCGTCCGCGTCCAGCACGTCGACACGCGATTTGGACCCATAGAGCGGGCGCTCGGGCTCTCGAGCGTCGTCGTCTACACGGCGGGCTCGCGAAACGCCGACGTCCGCGTACCGGGGCTGACGCCGAACCGTGCGCGTGCGCTGCAGGATACGCTCCGCGAACTCGCAGTCGAAAGCGAGACCGAGGACGCCGTATGA
- a CDS encoding DUF7523 family protein encodes MSLAAETRRAAAGHPFLVAALRAGVVNFTAAARFLDVDGETDAVATALRRYADDLPAYETTACDARVRMQSGIGPVDDLEDALLVVGGAALGAGVGGDETAIVATGNVGATALSHALETLALEEISVLAAGVGEGMLAVVVDRLDGADAVRAVERALEDVPDSTAAKSVE; translated from the coding sequence ATGTCACTCGCAGCCGAGACGCGCCGTGCCGCCGCAGGACACCCGTTTCTGGTCGCCGCGCTGCGCGCTGGCGTCGTCAACTTCACCGCTGCCGCCCGGTTTCTGGACGTCGACGGGGAGACAGACGCCGTCGCGACCGCACTGCGACGATACGCCGACGACCTGCCAGCTTACGAGACGACAGCGTGCGACGCCCGCGTGAGGATGCAAAGCGGAATCGGTCCCGTCGACGACCTCGAGGACGCGCTGCTCGTCGTCGGTGGCGCAGCGCTGGGCGCTGGCGTCGGAGGCGACGAGACCGCGATCGTCGCGACCGGAAACGTGGGCGCGACGGCGCTCTCGCACGCACTCGAGACGCTCGCACTCGAGGAGATTTCCGTACTGGCGGCGGGCGTCGGCGAGGGGATGCTGGCGGTCGTCGTCGACCGCCTCGACGGAGCCGACGCGGTTCGGGCAGTAGAGCGGGCGCTCGAGGACGTGCCCGATTCGACGGCGGCAAAGAGCGTCGAATGA
- a CDS encoding BolA family protein translates to MNPDDVERLIEAGLEDADATVSRARGKHDDDHLSATVVSPAFEGLPLVQQHQLVYDALDEHMTTDIHALELSTYTPEEYDERS, encoded by the coding sequence ATGAACCCCGACGACGTCGAACGACTCATCGAAGCGGGACTCGAGGACGCAGACGCCACCGTCTCGCGTGCACGCGGCAAACACGACGACGACCACCTCTCTGCGACCGTCGTCTCCCCGGCGTTCGAGGGCCTCCCGCTGGTCCAGCAACACCAGCTCGTCTACGACGCCCTCGACGAGCACATGACGACCGACATCCACGCGCTCGAGCTGTCGACGTACACGCCCGAGGAGTACGACGAACGGTCGTAG
- a CDS encoding HVO_2901 family zinc finger protein translates to MHTCRNCNQSFQTELALELHRDTCAEGQLFCQICGDRFREREATQDGWHYECPNEDCDGEGLQEDLINVADVRAAQH, encoded by the coding sequence ATGCACACCTGTCGCAACTGCAACCAGTCGTTCCAGACGGAGCTCGCACTCGAGTTGCACCGAGACACCTGTGCGGAAGGACAGCTCTTCTGTCAGATCTGTGGAGACCGATTCCGAGAACGAGAGGCCACGCAAGACGGGTGGCACTACGAGTGTCCCAACGAGGACTGCGACGGCGAGGGGCTCCAGGAGGATTTGATCAACGTCGCTGACGTACGGGCAGCACAGCACTGA
- a CDS encoding PH domain-containing protein: MNRLHPLSAVTNALQRGGIGLSVPFFVSTLASVFEFVDVGWALVLAPVGFVLGSAYGVAYYYRFAYELTADTFDVASGVLSRRTREIPYRRIQNVDVEQGVVYRLLGIAVVNVETAGGGDTEAVLDFVGESEAKRLQRSIRQRTAESAASRRASSTAAGDDQPAGAVVDETAAEQTTGDAEPTAHRPTLLFELAPRELLLYSLASVRPAAAAGVLFLAFFASGPILDALVATAQPFGGPATLESGSIRSYAILSAVSFAQGVVATYLLGAVYTFFAYYGFRLGRAGEDLVYERGLLQNYSGSIPLEKVQTVTITDNPLQRAIGYAGLWVETAGYGPDSGSGSQSAVPLARARRIYRFAERFSGLEKPTFERPTAVARRRYLGRYAIVAGVVVAAAFVVSLVTPIERWYLAAVVFLAVPPAAHLRWVNLGYAVADEHVAIRAGFWRRRTTVVPYYRIQTISTRRSIFQRRLGLASLVVDTASSRTFARSDPTIYDVDLEVAREIHDASRERLQSALRDRTSSDDGGVSVAFT; the protein is encoded by the coding sequence ATGAACCGTCTTCACCCACTGAGCGCCGTGACGAACGCCCTCCAGCGTGGGGGTATCGGGCTCTCGGTTCCGTTTTTCGTCAGCACCCTCGCGAGCGTCTTCGAGTTCGTCGACGTCGGCTGGGCGCTCGTTCTCGCACCGGTCGGGTTCGTCCTCGGTTCCGCCTACGGCGTCGCGTACTACTACCGGTTTGCGTACGAACTCACCGCGGATACGTTCGACGTGGCCTCGGGCGTCCTCTCGCGACGGACTCGAGAGATTCCCTACCGTCGGATCCAGAACGTCGACGTCGAGCAGGGCGTCGTCTACCGACTGCTCGGGATCGCCGTCGTCAACGTCGAGACGGCCGGCGGTGGCGATACCGAAGCGGTGCTGGACTTCGTCGGCGAATCCGAGGCGAAGCGTCTCCAGCGGTCGATCCGCCAGCGGACCGCCGAATCGGCGGCCAGCCGGCGAGCCTCGAGCACGGCGGCCGGTGACGACCAGCCCGCGGGAGCGGTCGTGGACGAGACGGCAGCCGAGCAGACGACTGGCGACGCCGAACCGACCGCACACCGTCCGACGCTGCTGTTCGAGCTGGCACCGCGAGAACTGCTCCTGTACTCGCTCGCGTCGGTCCGTCCCGCCGCCGCGGCGGGCGTTCTCTTTCTCGCTTTCTTCGCGAGCGGACCGATCCTCGACGCGCTCGTCGCGACCGCACAGCCGTTCGGCGGACCGGCGACGCTCGAGTCGGGCTCGATCCGAAGTTACGCGATCCTGAGTGCGGTGTCGTTCGCCCAGGGGGTAGTCGCCACCTACCTGCTGGGTGCCGTCTACACGTTCTTCGCCTACTACGGGTTCCGACTCGGCCGCGCGGGTGAGGACCTCGTCTACGAGCGCGGCCTGCTGCAGAACTACAGCGGCTCGATCCCGCTCGAGAAAGTCCAGACGGTGACGATCACCGACAACCCACTCCAGCGCGCGATCGGCTACGCGGGACTGTGGGTCGAGACGGCGGGATACGGGCCCGACAGCGGCAGCGGCAGCCAGTCGGCCGTGCCGCTCGCTCGAGCGAGACGGATCTACCGGTTTGCCGAACGGTTTTCCGGTCTCGAGAAACCGACGTTCGAGCGGCCGACGGCGGTCGCCCGGCGGCGGTACCTCGGACGATACGCGATCGTCGCCGGCGTCGTCGTCGCTGCTGCGTTCGTCGTCTCGCTCGTGACGCCGATCGAGCGGTGGTACCTCGCCGCCGTCGTCTTCCTCGCCGTCCCGCCCGCTGCACACCTCCGGTGGGTGAACCTCGGCTACGCCGTCGCCGACGAGCACGTCGCGATCCGGGCTGGCTTCTGGCGACGGCGGACGACCGTGGTACCATACTACCGGATCCAGACGATCTCGACCCGACGATCGATCTTCCAGCGACGGCTCGGCCTCGCATCGCTGGTCGTCGACACCGCGAGTTCGCGGACGTTCGCCCGGTCGGATCCGACGATCTACGACGTCGACCTCGAGGTCGCCCGCGAGATCCACGACGCATCACGCGAGCGGCTGCAGTCGGCGTTGCGCGATCGCACGAGTTCGGACGACGGCGGGGTTTCGGTGGCTTTTACCTGA
- a CDS encoding DUF6517 family protein codes for MNRRRFVATLGAGSVVASAGCLGSLIDDLTTFASTPATVTEDALAAADYEHKGTEEMVETREFASESVEVTNYISQYHRTVEFPGIGSIEAAVFATITSPQVGVAGKDFNPLDKWDDDEIVELIQEQYEQLQIDSSVDSRDVATLDQSESVTTYEGQAALASDVAPDSSDLSLLDGTVSDLTEIDVLVDVATFKHDGDHVVIVGVYPDHVPEESERVTTLIKGLEHEA; via the coding sequence ATGAATCGACGACGGTTCGTCGCGACGCTCGGGGCAGGCAGTGTCGTCGCCTCTGCTGGCTGTCTCGGAAGTCTAATCGACGACCTGACGACGTTCGCGTCGACGCCCGCGACGGTCACCGAGGACGCACTCGCAGCGGCCGACTACGAACATAAGGGGACCGAGGAGATGGTCGAAACGCGCGAGTTCGCCAGCGAGTCAGTCGAGGTAACGAACTACATCAGTCAGTACCACCGGACGGTCGAGTTCCCGGGAATCGGCTCTATCGAGGCGGCCGTGTTCGCGACGATCACCTCTCCACAGGTCGGCGTCGCGGGAAAGGACTTCAACCCACTGGACAAGTGGGACGACGACGAGATCGTCGAACTCATCCAGGAACAGTACGAGCAGTTGCAGATCGACAGCAGCGTCGACAGCCGCGACGTCGCGACGCTCGACCAGTCGGAGTCCGTCACGACTTACGAGGGCCAGGCCGCCCTCGCCAGCGACGTCGCACCCGACTCGAGTGACCTCTCGCTGCTCGACGGGACCGTCTCCGACCTGACCGAGATAGACGTCCTCGTCGACGTCGCCACGTTCAAACACGACGGCGATCACGTCGTCATCGTCGGCGTCTACCCTGACCACGTTCCGGAGGAGTCAGAGCGCGTCACGACGCTGATCAAAGGCCTCGAGCACGAAGCGTAG
- a CDS encoding cupredoxin domain-containing protein — translation MADRRTVLRLLGATAAVTGLAGTTAAQDDDNETETDDGEDEDDRLPIVLGGKQEYWLGVAPEEIEGEENPTMELEDGQQYEIVWINLDGLEHELVVETEDGEELAASDSSEDAGEAVSTTVDASDEMAEYYCSFHPDSMRGDVETNGGFDLSADGDDSDDGDDSDDGDDSDDGDDSNGDHDSDNHDSDDHNSDDHNSDDHDSDDHGGDY, via the coding sequence ATGGCTGATCGACGAACCGTCCTTCGACTGCTGGGTGCGACAGCGGCAGTGACTGGACTGGCGGGAACCACGGCAGCACAGGACGACGACAACGAAACCGAAACGGACGACGGGGAAGACGAAGACGACCGCCTGCCGATCGTCCTCGGCGGCAAACAGGAGTACTGGCTCGGCGTCGCACCCGAGGAGATCGAGGGCGAGGAGAATCCGACGATGGAACTCGAAGACGGCCAGCAGTACGAAATCGTCTGGATCAACCTCGACGGACTCGAGCACGAACTGGTCGTCGAGACCGAAGACGGCGAGGAACTGGCCGCGTCCGACTCGAGCGAGGACGCGGGAGAGGCCGTGTCGACGACCGTCGACGCGAGCGACGAGATGGCCGAGTACTACTGTTCGTTCCACCCCGACTCGATGCGCGGCGACGTCGAGACGAACGGGGGATTCGATCTCTCGGCTGACGGGGACGACTCCGACGACGGGGACGACTCCGACGACGGAGACGATTCCGACGACGGAGACGACTCCAACGGCGATCACGATTCGGACAACCACGACTCCGACGACCACAACTCCGACGACCACAACTCCGACGACCACGACTCTGACGACCACGGGGGCGACTACTAG